ACCGTTGTCGAACTTTGACGCGTCATCGAGGAGCGCATCCAGTTCATGGACCTTTTTCAGTTTCCAGCCATTTTTCAGAAGGAAGGCCTTAAGGTGTTTTTCCAGAGACTGTTGCAGAAAAAAAGCGGCCGCCTCGACATCATCTTCTTCGAGCATGATGTCGATTCGCCCCCGGTCCTTTCTCGCAATGACAAGCCAGTCGCCAAAATTTGGGGAGTCGAGCGGATCAGTCATAGCGGAAGCCCATTTTCCAGCACATCTTTCACAAAAGCATCACCGGCCTTTGTTCTTTCCTGCAACTCTTCGGGGGTAAGGACAATAGGAGCCACGGGCAACCCCCGCCTGAT
The window above is part of the Deltaproteobacteria bacterium genome. Proteins encoded here:
- a CDS encoding HEPN domain-containing protein, encoding MTDPLDSPNFGDWLVIARKDRGRIDIMLEEDDVEAAAFFLQQSLEKHLKAFLLKNGWKLKKVHELDALLDDASKFDNGLERFRDLCERVSGYYFAERYPPLGTIELTREDIEKDVGEAGQFIACLFPEEE